In a genomic window of Rhododendron vialii isolate Sample 1 chromosome 12a, ASM3025357v1:
- the LOC131311810 gene encoding probable cinnamyl alcohol dehydrogenase 1, producing MDSVKGNCLGYAARDSSGVLSPFHFSRRAIGVDDISISITHCGVCYAEVVWTRNKFGDANYPVVPGHEIVGLVKEVGSNVKGFKVGDHVGVGTYVNSCRDCEYCNDGFEVYCSKGAVFTYNHVDVDGTITRGGFSTYVVVHQRYCFKIPKDYPLASAAPLLCAGITVYSPMIRHKMNQPGKSLGVIGLGGLGHMAVKFGKAFGLNVTVFSTSISKKEEALNLLGADKFVISTNQQEMLEVSKSLDFIIDTASGAHPFDPYMSLLKTGGVLVLVGAPGEVKLSPISLILGMKSISGSGSGGTKDTKEMLEFCAANKIYPEIEIIPIQYVNEAIERLIKSDIKYRFVIDIENSLK from the exons aTGGATTCTGTAAAAGGGAACTGCCTTGGATACGCGGCAAGAGATTCATCTGGGGTTTTATCACCTTTCCATTTTAGTCGCAG GGCCATTGGAGTTGATGACATTTCAATTAGTATTACTCACTGCGGAGTTTGTTACGCCGAAGTCGTATGGACTAGGAACAAATTTGGAGATGCAAACTATCCTGTTGTGCCTGG GCATGAGATTGTTGGATTAGTGAAAGAGGTGGGGTCAAATGTGAAGGGCTTTAAAGTTGGGGACCATGTTGGAGTGGGAACTTACGTGAATTCGTGCAGAGATTGTGAATACTGTAACGATGGATTTGAAGTTTATTGCTCAAAGGGTGCTGTCTTCACTTACAACCATGTTGATGTGGATGGTACCATCACTAGAGGAGGATTTTCCACTTACGTTGTTGTTCATCAGAG GTACTGCTTCAAAATACCAAAAGATTACCCATTAGCATCGGCGGCGCCATTGTTGTGTGCTGGGATTACTGTTTACTCCCCAATGATTCGCCACAAGATGAACCAACCTGGAAAATCACTTGGTGTGATCGGGCTCGGAGGTCTGGGCCACATGGCCGTGAAATTTGGGAAGGCTTTCGGGCTGAACGTGACTGTATTCAGCACCAGCATATCCAAGAAAGAGGAGGCCCTGAATCTGCTTGGAGCTGACAAATTTGTGATCTCAACTAATCAACAAGAGATGCTG GAAGTATCAAAGTCATTGGACTTCATAATTGACACTGCATCCGGGGCTCACCCATTTGATCCATACATGTCTCTGTTGAAGACTGGAGGTGTCCTAGTCTTGGTGGGTGCCCCAGGCGAAGTGAAGCTCAGTCCCATAAGCCTTATTCTCG GTATGAAATCAATTTCGGGGAGCGGGTCAGGTGGTACAAAGGATACAAAAGAAATGCTAGAGTTCTGTGCTGCCAACAAGATTTACCCAGAGATTGAAATCATCCCAATTCAGTACGTGAATGAAGCTATCGAGAGGTTGATAAAAAGCGATATCAAGTACCGCTTCGTGATCGACATCGAGAACTCCCTAAAGTGA
- the LOC131311807 gene encoding uncharacterized protein At5g08430: MKKKGKKIKKKDESAEDWCFVCKDGGLLIVCDYKQCLKSYHAECVGKDESALETENSWTCEWHSCLVCRKSSKFQCFCCPNAVCQRCSAAAEFARVRGNRGFCNNCLKLALLSEENMDVDSDGEKVDFKDRETVEGLFKEYWDIIKEKEGLTVEHLHSADVRMKKGKNYKYNSYKQKSDEDEESRLSSDSDDDDDDDDEEEEEEEEEGEEEDEDDGIEGDKPVQKKRRSKGRRFKRKSEAQSNKREFIGWGSKTLIDFLSSIDKDTSKKLSQYDVSSIITGYINENRLFDPQCKRKILCDEKLKSVLGRKTVNRHKIYDILEPHFIENLEVSEEEQGYSSEDEDRNLSVAFKKRKKSSTHKKPEKKEVFDAPMSYHAAIISENIKLLYLRRSLVQELFKQPETFECKVIGSFVRVKLESSDDSQSCSHLLAQVKGVKKTSSGENSPGILLEVSNISTDIRLDMLSDDNFSEEECNDLKQKVKGGLLRKPTIVEVEQKARSLHKDITKHWIGRELALLQNRIDRANEKGWRREFFECSERKQQLETESEQLRLLERVPKVIADVAGVENIFEDAIKEYKQGNGRSPKSTLVGSSETRGDIEGASGISSGDSAVAIGNSSSGNVGSCSSNDVNGNAQATIA; the protein is encoded by the exons atgaagaagaaagggaaaaagattaaaaagaaggATGAAAGTGCTGAGGATTGGTGCTTTGTGTGCAAAGACGGTGGGCTGCTGATTGTTTGCGACTACAA GCAGTGTCTAAAATCATATCATGCCGAGTGTGTGGGGAAGGATGAATCAGCTTTGGAGACTGAGAACAGCTGGACTTGTG AATGGCATTCCTGCCTCGTTTGCCGGAAGAGTTCGAAATTCCAATGTTTTTGCTGCCCAAATGCTGTCTGTCAACGCTGCAGTGCTGCTGCGGAGTTTGCACGTGTTAGAGGGAACAGAGGATTCTGCAATAACTGCTTAAAGCTTGCACTACTTTCAGAAGAGAATATGGATGTTGATTCTGATGGG GAGAAGGTAGACTTTAAAGATAGAGAAACAGTCGAGGGCCTATTCAAGGAATACTGGGATATAATCAAGGAGAAGGAAGGCTTGACTGTAGAACATCTCCATTCTGCTGATGTTCGAATGAAAAAGGGTAAAAACTATAAGTATAACTCCTATAAACAAAAATCTGATGAGGATGAAGAAAGTCGATTATCATCTGAttccgatgatgatgatgatgatgatgatgaggaggaggaggaggaggaagaggagggggaggaggaggatgaggatgaTGGCATAGAAGGGGATAAGCCAGTGCAGAAAAAGAGGAGATCCAAGGGGCGGCGATTTAAGAGGAAAAGTGAGGCACAATCAAATAAAAGAGAGTTTATTGGTTGGGGATCCAAAACCCTCATTGATTTTCTTTCATCTATTGACAAAGACACAAGCAAAAAACTATCGCAATATGATGTGTCTTCTATCATCACTGGATACATCAATGAGAACAGGCTTTTTGACCCACAGTGTAAAAGGAAGATTTTGTGTGATGAAAAGCTGAAGTCTGTTTTGGGCAGGAAAACGGTGAACAGACATAAAATATATGACATCTTGGAACCTCATTTCATTGAGAACCTAGAAGTGTCAGAGGAGGAACAGGGATACAGTTCGGAAGATGAGGATAGGAATCTCTCTGTGGCTtttaaaaaacgaaaaaaatcgAGTACGCATAAAAAACCCGAGAAAAAAGAAGTGTTTGATGCTCCAATGAGCTATCATGCTGCCATTATTTCTGAGAACATTAAGCTTCTCTATCTGAGGAGGAGCCTAGTGCAGGAGCTATTCAAGCAACCTGAAACTTTTGAATGCAAGGTAATAGGAAGCTTTGTCAGAGTCAAGCTAGAATCTAGTGATGATAGTCAGAGTTGTTCTCATCTGCTTGCGCAAGTCAAAG GTGTGAAGAAGACATCATCGGGGGAAAACAGTCCTGGGATTCTCCTTGAAGTTTCTAATATCTCAACAGACATACGTCTTGATATGCTTTCAGATGATAACTTTTCTGAG GAAGAATGCAATGATTTAAAACAAAAGGTGAAAGGAGGGCTCCTGAGAAAGCCTACTATT GTGGAGGTTGAGCAGAAGGCCAGAAGTCTGCATAAAGACATAACAAAGCAT TGGATTGGTAGAGAGCTGGCTTTGTTGCAAAACCGCATTGATCGAGCAAATGAGAAAGGATGGAGAAGAGA GTTCTTTGAGTGCTCGGAAAGAAAACAACAGCTTGAGACAGAATCAGAACAGTTACGGTTGCTAGAAAGGGTTCCCAAGGTGATTGCTGATGTAGCAGGGGTGGAAAATATCTTCGAGGATGCCATTAAGGAGTATAAACAGGGAAATGGACGGTCGCCAAAATCAACCCTCGTGGGAAGTTCAGAAACTCGTGGTGATATTGAGGGAGCCAGTGGAATTTCTTCAG GAGATAGCGCTGTCGCAATTGGAAACTCTTCTTCCGGAAATGTTGGATCCTGTTCATCTAATGATGTAAATGGAAATGCACAGGCAACAATAGCATAA